The following is a genomic window from Streptomyces lincolnensis.
ATTGAGTCGAACAGGTACACCTCGCCGTACCGATCTCAGGAAGCCCTCAGGAGGTACGCGTGCGCACCACGAGAACCGTTCCTGCGAGACCTGTTCTGATCACGGCCCTCGCGCTCACCGCGGCGGGCTCGCTCCTGCTCACCCCGCACACCGCCGGCGCGGCACCGGAACCCCCGGTGACCCGGGAGGGCCCCGCCCCCGACGAGCGCGCCGCCCGCTCCCCCGAGAGCACCGCCGACCGGGCCCTCACCACCCCGGAACGGCCGGCGACGTCCGACCCCGGGCGCGGCTATCCGCGGGAGCAGGTCCTGGCCCCGGACCCGGTGAACCCGGCCGACAAGTCGATCAGGCTCGGCCTCACGCCGTACCACGCGATCGCGCCGAAGCTGAACGCCCTCCAGCGGCTCGGCGACCGGGTGAGCGTCGAGGTCGCGGGCCGCTCGGCCGGCGGGCACCGGCTCTACCTCGTCACCGTGACCGCGCCGGAGAGCGCCCGGCAGGCCCGCGCCCAGGAGCGGATGCGGCAGCTGATCGAGAACGCGCCCGCCTCGGCCGCCAAGAGCCGTGAGATCAGGGCGGGTTACAAGGCTCCCGTCTTCTTCAACAACAACATCCACGGCAACGAGTGGGAGGGCACCGACGCCTCCCTGAAGCTCATCGAGCGGCTCGCGACCGCCAACGACGCCAGGACCAGGGACCTGCTCGCGCACTCCCGGCTCTACTTCAACATCACCGCGAACCCGGACGGCCGGATCGCCGGCACCCGGGCGAACGCGGGCGGCTTCGACATGAACCGGGACTTCGTGACCGCCTCGCAGCCCGAGGTGCGGGTGATGCGGCAGATCGAGATCGACAAGCAGCCGGCCGTCATGCTCGACCTGCACGGCTACGTCAACGGCACCCTCATCGAGCCGACCACTCCCCCGCACGGCGAGAACTACGAGTACGACCTCTTCCTGAAGAACAGCTACGCCAACGCGCTCGGCATGGAGGCCGCCGTCAACGGCCTCGGCTACACATCCGCGAGGGACGGTGTGGAGCCCGCGCAGATCCCGTTCCGGGACCTGGAGGAGGGCTGGGACGACTGGCCGCCGATCTTCACCCCGCAGTACGCGGCCTTCCACGGCACGGTCGCCGCGCACACGATCGAGATCCCGCTCCAGGTGAACAACGAGGCCTACGACAGCCTGCCGGTGGCGGAGCTGCGGCGGCGGTCGGCGATCAACGTGGACGTCGCCGGGGCCGCTCTCCGCGCCACTCTCGACTTCGTACAGCGGCAGCGGACCTCGCTCGTCGCCGACCAGATCGAGGTCTTCCGGCGCGGGGCCGCCGGCGCGGCGCAGGTCCCGGTGTCCGAGGAGACCGTTCCCGGGGTGCCGGGCATCGGCCCGGAGGACGTGTACACCACGAACTTCCCGCGCGCATACGTGATTCCGGCCGACGGCACGGGTGCCCAGCGCTCGGCCACCGCCGCGGCCCGGCTCGTCGACCACCTGATCGCCAACGACGTACGCGTGGCCCGCGCGACCCACGACTTCCGCCTCGGCGGACAGCGGTACGCCAGGGGCTCGTACGTGGTCGACATGCACCAGCCCAAGCGGGGGCTGGCGAACGTGCTGCTGGCCGACGGGCGGGACATCAGCGACAAGGTCTCGGTGATGTACGACATCTCGGGCTGGAGCCTGGGCCGGCTGTGGAGCGCCACGGTCCGCCCGGTGCCGTCGGGCGGTCTGGCGGGCGTGGCGCTGCGGACCGTCGGGGAGGCCGCGCACGTCGGTCGTGTCGCCCCGCGCGGCGACCTGCGGCTGCGGCTCGACGACCCGCGCGAGGTGGCGGCTCTCAACTCCCTTCTCCAGAAGGGTGTTCCGGTACGCCGGGCCGCGGACGGCAGTGCGATCGTGCCGGCGTCGGCGCGTGCGAAGGCAGCGGCGGCGGCCCGGACGTACGACGTCGTCTTCGACGCGACCCGTCTGACCGGCAGCACCGAGTTGCGCCGGCTCCGGGTGGCGGCGGCCGTGACGCCGGGTGAGCTGTTCGCGCTGCGGGAGATGAACTTCGAGGTCACGCCGGTCTCGACGGGCGTGCTGAACGCGGGCTTCGACTGGTCGACGGCGGATGTGCTGTTCGTGTCGGCGGGCCTGGACCACGCGGCCCTGAACCCCGCGGCCCGCGCGGCGCTGGACGCGTTCCTGTCCTCCGGCCACGGTCTCGTCGGACGCGGCGCCACCGGGGCGGCCCTCAACGCGGCGGCGGGGCCGCTCGCGGCCAAGGCGGTCGAGGGCAACCCGGACGCCAACGGCGTGGTGCGGATGGTGAACGCGGGCGGCCCGGTGACGGCCGGGGCGCCGGACCACGGGTTCGTCTACGCGCCGATGTGGTTCACCGACCTCGGGCCGGGCGTCCGGGTGGACCGGTCGTACGCGGGCGGCAACCCGCTCGTGTCCGGGCACTGGCGGGCGCTGGAGGACGGCTCGGGCGGTCCCGCGGACGCGGCCGGCCGGCCCGCGGTGGTCAGCGGCCCGGGAGCGGTCCTGTTCGGCACCGAACCTCTCTTCCGGGACCATCCCAAGGGAGAGTTCGCTCAGGTCGCACGGGCGTTGTTCACAGTGGCACCCGCGGACACGCGGTACAGGTGAGGAGAACGGATGACGCAGGAGATCCACGGCACCGTCGCGGACGGCTTCGAGGCGGTGCGGGAGGAGTTCGCCGCGTTCGTCGCGGGGGAAAGGCCGGACTACGAGGGGCAGTTGTGCGCGTATGTGCACGGCCGCGAAGTCGTCGATCTGTGGGCGGGTGACGGCGTCGACAGCGGTTCCCTCTACGGCGTCTACTCCTGCACCAAGGGGGCGGCGCACCTCGTCACCGCACTGCTCGTGCAGGACGGCACGCTCGAACCCGACCGCAAAGTCACCTACTACTGGCCGGAGTTCGGCGCCGAGGGCAAGGGCGCGCTGACCCTGCGCGACCTGCTGTCCCACCGGGCGGGGATGATCGGCCTGGACGCCGGCTTCACCGACCAGGAACTGGCCGACGACCGGGCGCTCGCCGAACGGCTCGCGGACCAGAAGCCGTTCTGGCGTCCGGGCACCGCCTTCGGCTACCACGCCTTCACCATCGGGGCGCTGGCCGGCGAGGTGGTCCGGCGGGCCACCGGCCGGACCCTCCAGGAGGTGTACGAGGAACGGATCCGCGCCCCGCACGGGCTGGACTTCTACCTGGGCCTGCCCGAGGCGCTGGAGCCCCGCTACCGCTCGGTGCAGCCGATGATCCCGACGGCGATCCAGCAGGCCCAGCTGGACGAGGCGCCCAGGGGCCCGCACACGCTGGCCTCGATCGCCTTCAACACCCATGTGCCCGACCCCGGCACGCTTGAGGGGTACCCCAACTCCCGTGCCGTGCGGGCGAAGGGGCCGGCGTCGGCGGGCGGGGTGGCCACGGCGCGGGGGCTGGCCGGGATGTACGCGGCGGCGATCAGCGACGTGGACGGGCGCGGGCCCCTGCTGAAGCCGGACACCATCGCCGAGGTCAGCCAGATCCACTCCGTCGGCTACGACCTGGTCTCCCGGGCCCACCGGGCCTTCGGCCTCGGCTTCCAGGCCACCGCCGACGCCTGGCACCCCTTCCTGGGCGCCCGCACCTTCGGCCACAGCGGCGCCGCCGGCGCCCAGGCCTTCGCCGACCCCCACAGCGGCCTCGCCTACGGCTACACCCGCCGCCGCATGGCCTTCCCGGGCGGAGCAGCACCAGAAAACCAACGGCTGGTGAAGGCGGTCCACACGGCAGCCCTGGCTACCTGACCCAACGGCGGTACGGCAAACAGAGGTTGCGAGCCCACCAACGCCGCCTGTCCCAACGACACCGGCCGCGAGAGAGCCGTAGGGGCGCGCCGGTGTCGAGACGGCGAACGCGCGGAGGCCCGAAGGGCTGAGCACGATCGCCGTCTCGACACCGGCTGAGAGCGCCCCGAAGGCGAAAGAGCCAAAAAAAAGGGGCAGAGGCCGCACCCCACGTCCAGGGGTGCGGCCTCCGTCGTGCGCAACGAACGGTGCCCGAGCGGCGTAACGGCTCGGATCGGGGTCAGAGCTTGACGATCATCTTCCCGGTGTTGTCGCCCCGCAGCACCCCGAGGAACGCCTCAAGGTTGTTCTCGATGCCCTCGACGACCGTCTCGCGGTACTTGAGCTCGCCCGAGGCGACCCAGGGGCCGACCTCCTGGACGAACTGCGGCTGGAGGTCGTAGTGGTCGCCGACGAGGAGGCCCTCGATGCGGCCGCGGGTCTGGATGAGGCGGGCGAGGTTCTTCGGGCCGGGGGCGGGCTCGGTGTTGTTGTAGACCGAGATCATTCCGCAGATGGCGATCCGGCCGTGCACGTTGAGCTGCCCGATCGCGGCTTCCAGGTGGTCCCCGCCGACGTTGTCGAAGTAGACGTCGACGCCGTCCGGGGCGGCCTCGCGCAGCTGCTCGGCGACCGGGCCGGACTTGTAGTTGAAGGCGGCGTCGAAGCCGTACTCCTCGACGAGGAGCTTGACCTTCTCGTCGGAGCCGGCGGAGCCGATGACCCGGGAGGCGCCCTTGAGCCGGGCGATCTGGCCGACCTGGCCGCCGACGGCACCGGCCGCGCCGGAGACGAACACCGAGTCGCCCTCCTTGAAGGAGGCGGTGCGCAGGAGACCGGCGTAGGCGGTCAGACCGGTCATGCCGAGGACGCCGAGGTAGGTGGACAGGGGCGCGGTGTCCGGGTCGACCTTGACGGCGTTCTTGGCGTCGACGGCGGCGAACTCGCGCCAGCCGAGGAAGTGCAGGACGTGGTCGCCGACGGCGATGCCCTCGGCGTTGGAGGCGACGACCTCGCCGACCGCGCCGCCCTGCATGACCTTGCCCAGTTCGAAGGGGGCGATGTAGGACTTGGCCGCGCTCATGCGGCCACGCATGTACGGGTCGACGGAGAGGTACTTGTTCCGGACGAGGACCTGCCC
Proteins encoded in this region:
- a CDS encoding M14 family zinc carboxypeptidase, which codes for MRTTRTVPARPVLITALALTAAGSLLLTPHTAGAAPEPPVTREGPAPDERAARSPESTADRALTTPERPATSDPGRGYPREQVLAPDPVNPADKSIRLGLTPYHAIAPKLNALQRLGDRVSVEVAGRSAGGHRLYLVTVTAPESARQARAQERMRQLIENAPASAAKSREIRAGYKAPVFFNNNIHGNEWEGTDASLKLIERLATANDARTRDLLAHSRLYFNITANPDGRIAGTRANAGGFDMNRDFVTASQPEVRVMRQIEIDKQPAVMLDLHGYVNGTLIEPTTPPHGENYEYDLFLKNSYANALGMEAAVNGLGYTSARDGVEPAQIPFRDLEEGWDDWPPIFTPQYAAFHGTVAAHTIEIPLQVNNEAYDSLPVAELRRRSAINVDVAGAALRATLDFVQRQRTSLVADQIEVFRRGAAGAAQVPVSEETVPGVPGIGPEDVYTTNFPRAYVIPADGTGAQRSATAAARLVDHLIANDVRVARATHDFRLGGQRYARGSYVVDMHQPKRGLANVLLADGRDISDKVSVMYDISGWSLGRLWSATVRPVPSGGLAGVALRTVGEAAHVGRVAPRGDLRLRLDDPREVAALNSLLQKGVPVRRAADGSAIVPASARAKAAAAARTYDVVFDATRLTGSTELRRLRVAAAVTPGELFALREMNFEVTPVSTGVLNAGFDWSTADVLFVSAGLDHAALNPAARAALDAFLSSGHGLVGRGATGAALNAAAGPLAAKAVEGNPDANGVVRMVNAGGPVTAGAPDHGFVYAPMWFTDLGPGVRVDRSYAGGNPLVSGHWRALEDGSGGPADAAGRPAVVSGPGAVLFGTEPLFRDHPKGEFAQVARALFTVAPADTRYR
- a CDS encoding serine hydrolase domain-containing protein; this translates as MTQEIHGTVADGFEAVREEFAAFVAGERPDYEGQLCAYVHGREVVDLWAGDGVDSGSLYGVYSCTKGAAHLVTALLVQDGTLEPDRKVTYYWPEFGAEGKGALTLRDLLSHRAGMIGLDAGFTDQELADDRALAERLADQKPFWRPGTAFGYHAFTIGALAGEVVRRATGRTLQEVYEERIRAPHGLDFYLGLPEALEPRYRSVQPMIPTAIQQAQLDEAPRGPHTLASIAFNTHVPDPGTLEGYPNSRAVRAKGPASAGGVATARGLAGMYAAAISDVDGRGPLLKPDTIAEVSQIHSVGYDLVSRAHRAFGLGFQATADAWHPFLGARTFGHSGAAGAQAFADPHSGLAYGYTRRRMAFPGGAAPENQRLVKAVHTAALAT
- a CDS encoding NADP-dependent oxidoreductase, yielding MINREWHLLSRPVGWPRPEDFALAEADVPTPGEGQVLVRNKYLSVDPYMRGRMSAAKSYIAPFELGKVMQGGAVGEVVASNAEGIAVGDHVLHFLGWREFAAVDAKNAVKVDPDTAPLSTYLGVLGMTGLTAYAGLLRTASFKEGDSVFVSGAAGAVGGQVGQIARLKGASRVIGSAGSDEKVKLLVEEYGFDAAFNYKSGPVAEQLREAAPDGVDVYFDNVGGDHLEAAIGQLNVHGRIAICGMISVYNNTEPAPGPKNLARLIQTRGRIEGLLVGDHYDLQPQFVQEVGPWVASGELKYRETVVEGIENNLEAFLGVLRGDNTGKMIVKL